In Malus sylvestris chromosome 2, drMalSylv7.2, whole genome shotgun sequence, the genomic stretch TCTTGCAAcctaaaacattttttttttttttttgagaactgCAACCTAAAACTttggtaaattatattttaacttACAAGCATGCGGTTTCCCAACATCACCAGTGACAATTGACAGCTGGAATACCCCATCAATGAAATCACGACATCTGTTCTATTGATAAATCTACAAGGTTtatcttttaaaaaattaattaattaaaaactaaaactgaAAGATTCAAATACAAAATATGCAGGCCATACAACCTCTCCGGCGAGACACGCCAACCCCAATCTCGTCCAAATCTGGTACCACTCCACctccctctcttcctcttcctcataGACGAAGAACAACAGGCAGAGAGTGGCGGATGGAGTTTCTCCAATCGATAACCCGCCGACGCTATATGCCCCCGCTGGAACCCATGTGGACCATCTTCCTCGTCGTCATCTTCATCAGCCTGATGTTCGAGTTTTTCTTTGACGAGAAAACTTTGCTCCTTGCTGGGTTTTTTTGTGATGGGTATGAAACTGCGAGGCCGACGAGCACAGGAGCCGACTCACTGAGTTAATGGTGGCGCGAGTTAGCGATTATAGTGGGGGTTGAGAGATTCGATGACTCAATTTTTTCCAAGAATATATGGCCAAATTTGCGTTCTTCTTTTCCCGTATTTGAGAAAGAAGGATGAAATAGAAATTGCGAGGAGGACGGATCGGACGCCGGGTGGGGGGAGCTGTGGGTTGTTGGCGCGACTGTCGaattgttttgttttagtttttattttaattgaatttcttaaaaaaaattaaatcagatAGATTATTTATTGGGGCACGTGGCATCTCCGATTAGATGTGTACACATATATAAAAGTCAACTGGTAGGGATTCTGATCTTCAGCTCATATCCCTATGTAAAACTAAAACCTAATTCAATAATGAAAACGAAAATACTCGGTTCCTTTATATGTAAGAAGTcacaattttttataaataaattacaatTTGATATGCGAgtataaatttctttttttatggTTTTAATAAGTAAAATATTATCATTAGAGgcttaaaatattattaatttacgTGTCAAACTGCAATACGTATGTATCGAGAAAAAGTGACGGAAGTAAGCAAGTGCAAATAAAAAACTGTGAATATGAGTTAACAGCTAAGTGATAGGTACAACCCCACAAGAATTGGTGGGTTTTTTACACTTTCCCCATTGACCATAAATTTTTCAAGTCCTGCCCCACTAAAACTCCAAACCATTTGTGACCCTGCAACGATTCTGGAAAATCCCCCAATTTCTAACGTCTATTTAGATTCAATTTCATATCTCATATAAAGGATCACATCCTTTGAGCTCTAACTTGTCCTCAACTCAACCGCGCGAACCAACGAACTTTTGAAATCCCCCTCCCTCCACATGGCTAAACACACCCCAACATCTTCTCTCCAAAcccacctccacctcctcctccttctcctcctcctcctcctccgccatGCCAACTCCCAATCCCTCCAAGACCAAGAACAAGCAGTCCTTCTGAAACTCAAGTCCTACTTAGAGTCTCCACCATCTCTCAGCCATTGGATCCCATCAAACTCAAACACTTCTTCCCACTGCTCCTGGCCTGAAATTTCCTGCACAAACAACTCCGTCACTGGATTGCTTCTCGTCAACTTGAACATAACCCTACCGGTTCCACCCTTCATCTGTGATCTCACAAACCTCACACTCGTCGATCTCAACAACAACTATCTCCCCGGAGAATTCCCAAAATCTCTCTACAAGTGTTCCAAACTAGAGTACTTAGACCTCTCACAAAACTACTTTGTAGGCCCGATTCCTGATGACATCGACAGCCTGCCCCGGCTTAAGCAGCTTATCCTCGCCGGAAACAACTTCTCCAACATTCCTCCTGCGATAGGGCGGTTGCAAGAGCTCGAGAATCTTCAGCTGTGGATGAACCAGTTCAATGGCTCTGTCCCACCAGAAATAGGTAACTTGTCCAATCTCAAAGACCTAAACATGTCTTGGAACACAAAACTTGTGCCTTGGACCTTGCCTTCCAATTTCACCAAGTTGAAAAAGCTCAGTAATTTATGGATACGCCAATCGAACTTGATTGGAGAGCTTCCTGAGACACTTGGGGAGATGGAAGCATTGGAAGTAATTGATTTGGCAATAAACACTTTGAGTGGGAGGATCCCGAACGGTTTGTTTACGTTGAAGAATTTGAGTATAGTCTATCTCTTCAAGAACACGCTTTCCGGGGAGGTTCCTCAAGTGATTGAGTCATGGAACTTGAGCATTCTTGATATCTCTGAGAACACTTTATCAGGGACAATACCAGAAGAGTACGGCAATCTTACCAAATTAACAGAGTTGGCTTTGTTTCTCAATGATTTTTCGGGTGAAATTCCCAAGAGCATTGGCCGCCTGCCAAACCTCAGAGACTTCAAAATCTTCAACAACAATTTTTCAGGAACATTGCCTCCAGAGCTTGGGAAGTACTCAAAGCTCGAAGCTTTTCAAGTTTGCGTCAATAGGCTAACAGGAAAACTGCCAGACGATTTGTGCTATTGGGGTAAGCTGGACGATGTTATAGCTTATGGGAATTATCTGAGTGGAGAATTGCCAAGCTCTCTTGGAAATTGCAGCAGTTTGAAGACTGTCAAGATTCAAGATAACATGCTGTCTGGAAACATTCCTAGCGGTATGTGGACGGCTCCAAACTTGACTACTGTGCTGGTGAGCAACAATTCGCTTACTGGCAAGCTTCCTGAGAAGATGTCATCAGATCTTTCGCGCTTGGAAATGCGAGACAACAAATTTTCGGGCAACATTCCAACCGGGGTGTCTTCCTGGACAGGTTTGAAGGTTTTTGACGCCGGTAATAACCACTTAAGCGGTGCTGTTCCTCGGGAATTAACCGCGCTTTCTAGCTTAATGACTCTTTCTCTTGATCAGAATCAGCTCACCGGCTCCCTTCCATCGGATATTGTGTCGTGGGAGTCACTCGCTAGTCTTAATTTCAGTCGAAATCAGCTCTCTGGAACAATTCCTGAGAAGCTTGGTCTTCTGCCGGGACTTACTGGATTAGACCTTTCAGCAAACCAGCTTTCTGGCGAAATTCCAGATCAACTAGGGCGTCTGAAGCTCAACCAATTCAATCTCTCTTCCAATCACCTCACCGGGGAGATCCCTACCGAATTTGAAAACTCTGCGTATGAAGGAAGCTTCTTGGACAATCAAGGCCTCTGCGCACCTAGCTCAGCGGCAATAAAGCTCCCCATATGCAATTCTGAATCCCGAAAGTCCAGTAAACTTTCGTCGAAATCTCTTGCACTGATTTTATCCTTAGGCATACTGTTGTGCTTGTTGGCTTTTTCCATCACGGTCATCGTGGTCAGAAGTTACTGGAAGAGAAATGGTGATTCTAACTGGAAGCTCAACTCATTTCAGAGGTTGAAATTCACAGTGTCGAAAATCCTATCGGGGTTGACTGAACGTAATCTGATTGGAAGTGGTGGATCAGGAAAAGTTTATCGCGTTCCTGTGAATCGCAATGGTGATGTTGTTGCTGtgaagaagatttggaagaataAGAATTTAGAAGAGAAGCTTGAGAAAGAGTTTCTTGCAGAAGTCAAGATCTTGAGCTCAATTCGACACGCCAACATAGTGAAGCTGATGTGCTGCATTTCCAGTAAGTCTTCAAAACTTCTCGTCTACGAGTACTTAGATAATCGGAGCCTGGATCGATGGCTGCACAGGAGAAACAGGCCATCCAATCTCTCGGGATCAGTCCAACATGTCGCGCTCGACTGGCCTAAGAGGTTGCAGATTGCAGTAGGGGCAGCTCAGGGCCTCAGCTATATGCACCACGACTGCGTACCGCCTGTGGTGCATCGTGACGTGAAATCGAGCAACATTTTGTTGGACTCTGATTTCAATGCAAAAATAGCAGACTTTGGTCTGGCTAAGATGTTGGTCAAGCAAGGAGAACTTGCTACAATGTCATCTGTTGCTGGCTCCTTTGGCTACATGGCTCCAGGTAAACCTTATACCCCACAAATGCTGAAGTTCGGGCATGTCTGAGACCGCTTCTTTATAAAGCACTTCTTATAAGTACTTTTGCAAGAAGTGGTTTTCTCTTCTGCTCATAAACTTGTGCTATAGcaattgaccaaaaaaacaaaatgcttcTATGACCCATAAGcactttttaagtttttttaccAACTGCACTTAGAAGTGCTTTAAGTTGTTAGAAAAGCGCATATAGCCCTTCTAAAAGCAATCTCAAGCATGCCCTTAGTGCCTAAAGAAGCATGtgtattttctttcatttccatTAGCAATCTGTAAACTGGTTTTTCTTACCCTAAATGCAGAATACGCTCACACAACGCGAGTGAATGAAAAGATCGATGTGTATAGTTTTGGGGTCATCCTTCTGGAGTTGACAACCGGCAGGGAAGCCCATGACGGCGATGAACACACTGCCCTCGCTGAATGGGCGTGGCGCCATTTTCAAGAAGAAAACGCTATCGCTGACGCTTTGGACCAGGACGTCAAAGAACCTTGTTACTTGGACGAAATGTGCTCGGTTTTCAAACTTGGCCTCATTTGCACAGAGAGACTTCCAGCTAGTAGGCCTTCCATGAAGGTCGTTCTGCAAATCTTGCTCCGATGCAGCCGTCCAGTTATCAACGGTGAAAAGACCGAGTACGTTGCCGCTCCTCTGCTCAAGAACTCGAAGCGCGAGAGGATTTTGGAAGACGGGAATGGTTTCGGGACGGTCTTAAGCTGATCAAATGCGTACTAGAGAAGGAAGGGAGGgaattttggggttttgggaGAAGGGAAGGGGCTGGGTTTTTGGGGAATTCTTCAATCCACTGTCTCTCTGGACAATTCTTCAATCCAAATCAACCCGAAATTCGTCGGGTACTTCTTCTCCCGGGTTGTTCCTCTCCATCCAATCCCACCCATCGGATCGCACACTCGATTTCAAGTACTCTCGGAGCTTCTCCGCCCTCCTGTATTCCACGAATCGAACGACGTAGTTTTGGCGGTATATGGGGACGCGACGAATTTGGGGGAAGGTTTAAGAATTTTGGCGTTTGAAGCGGGGAATGGAGTTGCAAATGGAAACGGCGATGACGGCGAAGAGAAAAGAGAGTGGGTGCAGATGGGACTTTGAGGGTTTGGGAggaggaggggggggggggggggggggggggggacgggGCGGGGCGGTGGTGTAGGAGACGCCtagaaaagaaatttttttttttttttgacacgTGAGAGAAAAGTAATTCTGgtaagactaaatttgtaaattaaattttgtaaactaaatgacatagaagttgatgagtaggttattacttaaacgttaataaacgtgctcattttcTATTGATGATACATCATTACtctggaaagaaaaagaaaagagatggagaaaatgtgaggttttttttatttttttattttttaaatagagGCGTGCTTCGAAGAAATGTGGGTAATCGGTAGTATAGATTTTCAAAATCTGAATAGACAATGTATTTTCCCACCCGACATTGTCAATATCAGATTCTATAACGGAggatattcctttttttttttttttttaaaaagggttAGTTGTGGTCTCAACTTATATTGATCTTCAATGATCTAAACGATTATTTTTCATATTGCATCTCATAGATAATTCTTATAAAATATTTGCCAAATTAGAAGTATATAAGGCATCTAGTTGAATTCAAAGTGAAGAATACTATATCCTAAGAAATACTGaaattttattatgataattaaaTGAGCAAATAGTTTCGGATTGAACTGAATTTTTGCATAAATAATCTATGAAtcaagacttacaaaataaacatttggattgttgaaattcgaTATAAAATGGCTTGCACAACTAAGCACGGCAAAAGAGACTGGCGCTTAACCATTATACTGGGAAGCATGGACGTCATTAGTTGCGTTATATATAAGTAATTTAAAAACCAAATGATCCATGAAGAATTAGGAACTCCTAATCTCAAAGGAACAaggaaaatataattaaaatatttataaataatacaATTTGGGCAGTGACTAAATGGGAGCGATGGTGACTGGGGTGGTTAACATCACATGCTCTAAGCAAAAGAGGTCACGGTGAGTCATCAATCTTCCCAACGGTTTGCACACCAACATGTGAGTATATGACTTGGATCAATATTTGAAGAAAATACTTGGCTTCTTCTTTTAAGTCATCATTTTAATTTATCTGTTAATTACAGTTTGACACGTGAATAAAAAGTTATTACTAATCCATCGTTAGAATAAATTGCATGCCTATAAGTTATGTTCTTTTAATGAGTTACTATGGTTTAAAAAATTCAGACAATCCAATGTTCGGAGCTTTTAATGATACGTACGTAGCATGGAATTTGAACCCGAAAAATAGATcaattgtttctttttattttcctatAAAAAGAGATCATTTAGTGGTTTCGCCACATCAGTCTACCATTACCAGGGCCTGAAAGACTCATAGAAACATTTCAGCCTCTTTCTAACTACCATCTTGTGATTTATCAACGCCTGAAATCAAACCCAGATTGGTCAAAGATTTGGCTATTGATTTTTCATTATCGGTTTCTAGAAATATCAGAGATTCTGTTTACATTAATTTGTTGGTCTAAAACCATTAATTTGTTGATTTTTCATCAACGCCTGGAATCCATATAGTTGTTGGTCTAAAACCACGCATGGGGGCTAGAATATCAGAGATTCTGTTTACATTAATGTGGTCACTTTCTGATCATTTTTCTAAAGTATGCGCTGAACTGTCCGAGTGGGTGGGTGGAGTAACTGTCCGAGTGGGTGGGTGGAGTAATATGCAGTCGATCCAATGATCACTTTCTCTTATTTTCTCCTAGCACCCCCcatgaatgtttgaattttttgtgcATCTTccagaagaaagaaaagtgaGTGTATTAGGAGAACAATCACCACCTACAAGACCCCTTGTTTTCCAATGCCACTTGGTCACCTTCTGCCCTTGTTTTCCAGAAGTAATTTCCGTACATGTTTTTTCTCCTCTTGCATACTtggtatttaaatttattaatcatAGAGATTTGACATGAAAAATAGAACGCCGACTATTAATTACCTGACACCAAGATTCTAAACGACGCTAAAATGTTAGCCGGGCGGTAGGTTAGGGCCTAGAACCTAGGCGGCTAGTTGGAGTTTAAGCGGGgaactaggcggatttaagtaaatttattgtatatcgtataaataagtgtctatttatacttaaaaaataaataacttcaTTGGGATACATAAACTGAAAAATAGGACATGtagattataaaatattagaacaTAATTAAAACATGGAAACAagtatataatgtgtgttcatctaagtattcaacaagtctcttacaatttattgaacaattaaaattcaaaatgaaagctatctattttttgtctaagtgaaAGTTGCAACCTTGGCTAGTGTCTAAGCGGGTCTGGGTGGGTTAGGCGGGCACCTAGACGGTTTAGACGAACGCCTAAGCAGGTTTAAAcgtcatttttttaattttcaaacatttaAGAATTAATTGGGGTAGTAGTTAGCCACCTGCCACTTAAATAGAACCTAAACATGTTTGGTGAAGATTTTGAAAACAAGGCCTGACGCACTTGCCCTCCTCATTTGCCATCTATATCAGTGAAACAAGGCGTGATGTTTTCATTCCTCCAAATCATAAATTTCGGATGGAAAAAATGGGATCAAAATTCTTGTGTTTTATTAGATCAAAGTCTTccacaaaaaaatataattattgcaTTTATAGAAGTCTTCGTTCAACAAAGGCGTTCGTCCACGCTTCAGATTGGATGAAACTTCATAGCCTTAAATTTCCTTGTCCTTCACGTACGTCACGTTCAGCAAATGGACAAAGGGGACTTGAATTTCTTGCAACCAAAAACTAtggtaaattatattttaacttACAAGCATGTGGTTTCTGTTCTTTCTGCCTATTTTTTGTGGGTTGTTTATGTAACCGTAATCAAAATATGAGAAATTAGATTatagaggaattgaattgagaatGAATCAAAATGAAGAGAAATCATAATCGGCTTCGTGTTGAAActatttacttaaatgttcAGGAATCAGAATAGAAATGAACTTGAGTTTGTAaaaattgtttactaattcagctGAATCGGAAtaagaattaatataattagtAAAATGCCCTTTTATGTTTTAGCATGAGTCTTGTAACCATGCCGTGTTTTCAACCACTTCTCACACAACCACCACTCCAGTTCAGAGCACTGTAACAGCATAGTTTGCCTTAGTTCTCTAATACAGTACATCAATCGTACATCAATCGCAGGGATCTGAAGGATACTGAACATACAACCCCATCTAGGATTAGGAAGAACAGTTTCCGAAGGGCATTCAAAACCCACAGTTGTCCTCATCCACCTCCTCAGCACTGCCATGGCTTCTTGCTTTTAACCTAGCCAAATTCATCTTCCCAGTTCCCACCCTgcataaaaaattaacattttaagAACCTAGTTGTGTTGCTTAACGAGTTTGACTCGGTTGCTCTCCACATGTGTCAAGTGATAGAGCGCCAACACCAAGTCATTGCGCATCCGCTCACTCTCCGCCCTCACGAGCACATGCATCAGCGGAGGCAACGCTCCGAGCACTCCGATCGCCATCTTGTTGTCTTCTTCCAACGCCAAGCTGACTAGCCAAATTCATCTTTCCACTTCCCACTGAAGCATCTGCCGAATAAGAGGCATAATAGCCAAATTCATCTTCCCAGTTGTCTTCCTCCAACTCCAACGCCAAGCTGAAGCATCTGTGAATATAAGAGGGCACAATAGGAAAGTACAAGTGCATTCCTGATTCCTTCACCATCCAGGAATCCAAATACCTCACCCATGGAGGGAGTCCCAGTCCTCCAATTTCAGGAATTGAATTCCacacatctctttttacttcttcaacgtcttttttgttttcggctgttggatcggatgaattaaaaaatatcaacggacagaaattaacaaggggtgtgtgagaagtaaaaaatgatgtgtggatagcacatcccataAACAAACTGTGAATATGAGTTAACAGTTAAGTGATAGGCACAACCCCACAACAATTGTGACCCTGCAATGACCATAAATTTTGCACACTTTCTCCATTGACCATAAATTTTCCAAGTCACCATTTGTGACCCTGCAATGATTCTGGAATATCCCCCAATTTCTAACGTCTATTTAGTTCAATTTCATATCTCATAAAAAGAATCACATCCTCTGAGCTCTAACAAACTTGTCCTCAACACAACCGCGGGAACCAACGAACTTTTGAAATCCCCCTCCCTCCAAATGGCTAAACACACCCCAACATCTCCTCTCCAAAcccacctccacctcctcctccttctcctcctcctccccctcctccgCCATGCCTACTCCCAGTCCCTCCAAGACCAAGAACAAGCAGTCCTTCTGAAACTCAAGTCCTACTTACAGTCTCCACCATTTCTCAGCCATTGGATCCCATCAAACTCAAACACTTCTTCCCACTGCTCCTGGCCTGAAATTTCCTGCACAAACAACTCCGTCACTGGATTGTCTCTTGTCAACTTGAACATAACCCTGCCGGTTCCACCCTTCATCTGTGATCTCACAAACCTCACACATGTCGATCTCAACTACAACTACCTCCCCGGAGAGTTCCCAAAATCTCTCTACAAGTGTTCCAAGCTAGAATACTTAGACCTCTCACAAAACTACTTTGTAGGCCCGATTCCTGATGACATCGACAGCCTGCCCCGGCTTAAGCAGCTTATCCTCGCCGGAAACAACTTCTCCGACATTCCTCCCACGATAGGGCGGTTGCAAGAGCTCGAGAATCTTCAGCTTTGGATGAACCAGTTCAATGGCTCTGTCCCACCAGAAATAGGTAACTTGTCCAATCTCAAAGACCTAAACATGTCTTGGAACACAGAACTTGTGCCTTGGACCTTGCCTTCCAATTTCACCAAGTTGAAAAAGCTCAAGAATTTATGGATACGCCAATCGAACTTGATTGGAGAGCTTCCTGAGACACTTGGGGAGATGGAAGCATTGGAAGTAATTGATTTGGCAATAAACAGTTTGAGTGGGAGGATCCCGAACGGTTTGTTTACGTTAAAGAATTTGAGTATAGTCTATCTGTTCAAGAACAATCTTTCCGGGGAGGTTCCTCAAGTGATTGAGTCATGGAACTTGAGCATTCTTGATATCTCTGAGAACACTTTAACAGGGACAATTCCAGAAGAGTACGGCAATCTTACCAAATTAACAGAGTTGGCTTTGTTTCTCAATGATTTTTCGGGTGAAATTCCAAAGAGCATTGGCCGCCTGCCAAACCTCAGAAAATTCAGAATGTTCAACAACAATTTTTCAGGAACATTGGCTCCCGAGTTTGGGAAGTACTCGAAGCtcgaagcttttgaagtttgCATCAATAGGCTGACAGGAAAACTACCAGACGATTTGTGCTATTGGGGTAAGCTGGAAGAAGTTATAGCTTATGGGAATCATCTGAGTGGAGAATTGCCAAGCTCTCTTGGAAATTGCAGCAGTTTGAAGAATATCAAGGTTCAAGATAACATGCTGTCTGGAAACATTCCTAGCGGTATGTGGACGGCGCCAAACTTGACTACTGTGCTGGTTAGCAACAACTCGCTTACTGGCAAGCTTCCTGAGAAGATGTCATCAGATATTTCGCGCTTGGAAATGAGAGACAACAGACTTTCAGGCAACATTCCAACCGGGGTGTCTTCCTGGACAGGTTTGAAGGTTTTTGACGCCGGTAATAACCTCTTTAGCGGTGCTGTTCCTGGGGAATTAACCGCGCTTTCTAGCTTAATGACTCTTTCTCTTGATCAGAATCAGCTCACCGGCTCCCTTCCATCGGATATTGTGTCGTGGGAGTCACTCGCTAGTCTTAATTTCAGTCGAAATCAG encodes the following:
- the LOC126596387 gene encoding receptor-like protein kinase 5 isoform X5, translating into MNQFNGSVPPEIGNLSNLKDLNMSFNIKLVPWTLPSNFTKLKKLKNLWIRQSNLIGELPETLGEMEALEVIDLAINSLSGRIPNGLFTVKNLSIVYLYKNMLSGEVPQVIESWNLSILDISENTLMGTIPEEYGNLTKLTELALFLNDFSGEIPKSIGRLPNLRDFKIFNNNFSGTLPPELGKYSKLEAFQVCVNRLTGKLPDDLCYWGKLDDVIAYGNYLSGELPSSLGNCSSLKTVKIQDNMLSGNIPSGMWTAPNLTTVLVSNNSLTGKLPEKMSSDLSRLEMRDNKFSGNIPTGVSSWTGLKVFDAGNNHLSGAVPRELTALSSLMTLSLDQNQLTGSLPSDIVSWESLASLNFSRNQLSGTIPEKLGLLPGLTGLDLSANQLSGEIPDQLGRLKLNQFNLSSNHLTGEIPTEFENSAYEGSFLDNQGLCAPSSAAIKLPICNSESRKSSKLSSKSLALILSLGILLCLLAFSITVIVVRSYWKRNGDSNWKLNSFQRLKFTVSKILSGLTERNLIGSGGSGKVYRVPVNRNGDVVAVKKIWKNKNLEEKLEKEFLAEVKILSSIRHANIVKLMCCISSKSSKLLVYEYLDNRSLDRWLHRRNRPSNLSGSVQHVALDWPKRLQIAVGAAQGLSYMHHDCVPPVVHRDVKSSNILLDSDFNAKIADFGLAKMLVKQGELATMSSVAGSFGYMAPEYAHTTRVNEKIDVYSFGVILLELTTGREAHDGDEHTALAEWAWRHFQEENAIADALDQDVKEPCYLDEMCSVFKLGLICTERLPASRPSMKVVLQILLRCSRPVINGEKTEYVAAPLLKNSKRERILEDGNGFGTVLS